From Fusarium fujikuroi IMI 58289 draft genome, chromosome FFUJ_chr07, a single genomic window includes:
- a CDS encoding related to multi copy suppressor SYS1 translates to MPRRRKPPRAGALAELAPLKIAGQIATLQAIYYFAALVLIVFTALVSGSGFSWKLVFGWEGLRGDTTHGWLMAFVFLLDGGLIIPIAIVALIARSKLVPDFALTVHFLNLVIASLYSGHIPRHGAWWFTMLVSSGLCIGLGTWGCQYRELQPVFFGGRPILPATGAEGAAPQPPSVDEEMGIAVRGRGPDGGGEYEMAPMQPVR, encoded by the exons ATGCCGCGACGTCGTAAGCCTCCGCGCGCAGGCGCCCTCGCGGAACTTGCGCCCCTAAAAATCGCAGGCCAGATCGCGACACTACAGGCGATATACTACTTCGCTGCACTGGTCCTGATCGTATTTACGGCGCTTGTCTCTGGCTCTGGGTTTAGCTGGAAGCTTGTGTTTGGATGGGAGGGACTGAGAGGAGATACCACGCATGGGTGGCTCATGGCATTTGTGTTCTTGTTGGATGGCGGGTTGATTAT TCCTATCGCAATAGTCGCCCTCATCGCTCGCTCCAAACTCGTACCCGATTTCGCATTGACCGTCCActttctcaacctcgtcatCGCATCCCTTTACAGCGGCCACATCCCCCGCCACGGCGCCTGGTGGTTCACCATGCTTGTCTCATCCGGGCTATGTATCGGTCTCGGGACTTGGGGCTGTCAGTATCGCGAGCTGCAGCCTGTCTTCTTCGGCGGTCGTCCCATTCTCCCAGCTACGGGAGCTGAAGGCGCCGCGCCGCAACCTCCTTCtgttgatgaggagatgggtATTGCTGTGAGAGGAAGGGGGCCAGATGGTGGAGGAGAGTATGAAATGGCGCCTATGCAGCCTGTAAGATGA
- a CDS encoding related to CFT2-cleavage and polyadenylation specificity factor, part of CF II — MFTFCPLQGALSDSPASQSLLELDGGVKVLVDLGWDETFDVEKLKEIEKQVTTLSLILVTHATASHLAAYAHCCKNIPQFTRIPVYATRPVIDLGRTLIQDLYTSSPAAATTIPQSSLTESAYSLTQTATTAQNLLLQSPTNEEIARYFSLIQPLKYSQPHQPLPSPFSPPLNGLTITAYNSGHTLGGTIWHIQHGLESIVYAVDWNQARENVFAGAAWLGGAGGGGAEVIEQLRKPTALICSSRGADRTAQTGGRAKRDEQLVDTIKACVARGGTVLIPVDSSARVLELSYLLEHAWRTDAASDEGVLKTAKLYLAGRNMSSTMRYARSMLEWMDDSIVQEFEAFAEGQRKVNGANDKKEGGPFDFKYLRLLERKAQIARLLSQNPDNVSTEGRVILASDSSIEWGFSKDLIKGLARDSRNLVILTDKPGLSKTDKPSIARTLWDWWKERKDGVSVEQNANGENLEFVYAGGRELEIREAQRHALEGDELTLYQQWLATQRQLQATQQSGGAAGLEATADVVDDASSESSSDSEDEDGEQQGKALNVSTAIAQAGRKNVVLKDEDLGINVLIKKKDVYDFDSRGKKGRERTFPIAIRRKRQDDFGELIRPEDYLRAEEKEEEGQDNTSMEAADDKLGKKRRWDDFAKAGAGFKRQQNMRPGSADGEEAAAGDHDGFVPDELDSVEDLETEEPTGPCKLTYQTETVQTNMRIAFVDFSGLHDKRSLNMLIPLIQPRKLILVGGGRDETLSLAEDCRRALGGDSGNANAGNERSVDVYTPEVGVVVDASVDTNAWVVKLADPLVRKIKWQNVRGLGIVTITGQLLATHLNEAAAADEDAANKRQKTDEASSTTLTNMAADIPSATPVLDVLPANLISAVRSAAQPLHVGDLRLADLRRAMQSAGHAAEFRGEGTLVVDGTVAVRKTSAGRVEVESVGMPTARRSTFYEVRKMIYDNLAVVAGA, encoded by the exons ATGTTCACCTTTTGCCCGCTCCAGGGCGCCCTTTCAGACTCGCCTGCTTCACAATCGCTCCTCGAGCTCGATGGAGGAGTCAAGGTGCTGGTAGATCTAGGATGGGACGAGACCTTTGACGTTGAAAAGCTCAAAGAGATAGAGAA ACAAGTAACAACTCTCTCGCTCATCCTCGTTACACATGCGACGGCTTCGCATCTTGCTGCCTACGCCCATTGCTGCAAGAACATTCCACAGTTCACGCGCATCCCCGTGTATGCGACACGACCAGTCATTGACCTTGGCCGCACGCTCATCCAAGACCTCTACACATCGAGTCCAGCCGCGGCGACGACGATCCCTCAGAGTTCGCTTACCGAGAGCGCATATTCGCTCACACAGACTGCGACGACTGCGCAGAACTTACTACTACAATCTCCCACCAACGAGGAGATTGCACGATACTTCTCCCTGATCCAACCGCTGAAATACTCACAACCACATCAACCCCTCCCCTCCCCATTCTCGCCGCCTCTCAATGGCTTGACTATCACCGCCTACAACTCTGGACATACCCTCGGAGGTACGATATGGCACATTCAGCATGGCCTGGAATCGATTGTGTATGCTGTGGACTGGAACCAGGCACGTGAGAATGTCTTTGCTGGAGCAGCTTGGCTGGGAGGtgctggaggtggtggcgCTGAGGTCATTGAGCAACTGCGGAAACCAACTGCACTAATCTGCAGTAGTCGTGGTGCAGACCGAACTGCCCAGACTGGAGGTCGCGCAAAGCGAGACGAGCAGCTGGTCGACACTATCAAGGCTTGCGTGGCACGAGGAGGAACTGTTCTTATCCCCGTGGATTCAAGTGCTCGAGTCCTAGAACTCTCGTATCTCCTGGAACATGCCTGGAGGACCGATGCTGCTTCCGATGAAGGCGTCCTCAAGACAGCCAAGCTATACTTGGCTGGACGCAATATGTCAAGCACAATGCGATACGCCCGAAGTATGCTCGAGTGGATGGATGATAGCATCGTTCAAGAGTTTGAGGCCTTTGCCGAGGGCCAACGAAAGGTCAACGGCGCGAACGACAAGAAGGAAGGTGGACCATTCGACTTTAAATATCTACGGCTCCTCGAGCGCAAGGCCCAGATCGCACGACTTCTAAGTCAGAACCCCGACAACGTATCGACAGAAGGCCGTGTTATTCTGGCCAGTGACAGCAGTATCGAGTGGGGTTTCTCAAAGGATTTGATCAAGGGGTTGGCACGAGACTCGCGAAACTTGGTCATCCTAACAGATAAGCCGGGTCTATCAAAGACAGACAAGCCATCTATTGCACGAACACTATGGGATTGGTGGAAGGAGCGCAAGGATGGTGTCTCGGTGGAACAAAACGCAAATGGAGAGAATCTCGAGTTTGTTTATGCTGGTGGACGGGAGTTGGAGATCCGCGAGGCCCAACGCCATGCGCTAGAAGGCGACGAATTGACATTGTATCAACAATGGCTTGCGACTCAAAGACAGCTTCAGGCTACACAGCAGAGTGGAGGCGCTGCTGGACTTGAGGCTACAGCAGATGTCGTCGACGATGCTTCATCTGAATCCTCTTCTGactcagaagatgaagatggagaacaaCAAGGCAAAGCACTCAACGTCTCAACTGCTATCGCCCAAGCTGGCCGGAAGAATGTTGTCCTCAAGGACGAGGATCTCGGTATCAACGtgctcatcaagaagaaggacgtgTACGATTTCGACTCGAGAGGGAAGAAGGGCCGAGAGAGGACGTTCCCTATCGCTATACGAAGGAAGCGCCAGGACGACTTTGGAGAGCTCATTCGACCCGAAGATTACCTCCGTGCCGaggaaaaagaggaagaaggacaGGACAACACCAGCATGGAGGCTGCAGACGACAAGCTcggcaagaagagaagatgggaCGACTTTGCAAAGGCTGGAGCCGGTTTCAAGCGGCAACAGAATATGCGGCCTGGTTCCGCCGACGGAGAAGAGGCTGCAGCTGGTGACCATGATGGTTTCGTGCCTGATGAGCTCGATAGTGTCGAGGATCTCGAGACCGAGGAGCCTACGGGGCCATGCAAACTCACATACCAGACCGAAACTGTCCAGACCAACATGCGCATTGCATTCGTTGACTTTAGCGGTCTACATGATAAGCGGAGTCTTAACATGCTGATTCCCCTAATCCAACCACGAAAGCTCattcttgttggtggtggacgGGATGAGACACTTTCTCTGGCTGAAGACTGTCGTCGAGCATTAGGCGGGGATAGTGGCAACGCGAATGCAGGCAATGAGCGTTCCGTTGACGTATATACTCCCGAGGTTGGAGTTGTCGTCGATGCCAGTGTCGACACCAACGCATGGGTTGTCAAGCTCGCTGATCCTCTTGTCAGGAAGATCAAGTGGCAGAATGTGCGTGGTCTGGGTATTGTCACTATTACCGGGCAGCTCCTTGCCACACATCTCAACGAAGCTGCCgcagcagatgaagatgctgccaaCAAGCGCCAGAAGACGGATgaagcctcatcaacaacactcaCCAACATGGCCGCGGATATCCCCTCGGCCACACCAGTTCTCGACGTCTTACCGGCGAACCTCATCTCCGCCGTCCGCTCAGCAGCCCAGCCACTGCACGTTGGCGATCTACGTCTTGCTGACCTCCGTCGTGCCATGCAATCTGCAGGCCATGCAGCTGAGTTTCGTGGCGAGGGTACACTAGTTGTCGACGGCACCGTGGCTGTCCGCAAGACCTCGGCAGGACGCGTTGAGGTAGAGAGCGTCGGTATGCCGACTGCACGAAGAAGCACTTTCTACGAGGTTCGTAAGATGATATACGATAACTTGGCGGTTGTGGCTGGTGCATAG
- a CDS encoding related to cAMP-independent regulatory protein: METYHGYVRTPADAIRLFEACRLGILPRVQRRLSEKERQSIRSGSVFVWDEREAGMRRWTDGKSWSASRVSGSFLTYREMEGKRGGGFNTTRRGGGKTPDSGRGSDEDLDDGEPEGYRYKADGLMKQSFSITTSTGQHLHLISYYSRPQPGQPELQQPTNDPNLRGIVPVKGMYPESSMGEANTTPALTRAPMQQPPYMVPQPGQQPYAPYGQPGYGWPPSPVATPPYSHYAAPYPHGVPQQLPPHPGHPGLPHPHYHQAPVYEHRAPLPPLPAKPTYQSTSPHYSHPTLPRAHDSPREHHLQAAAPAAMVNGSSRTHQVALPGLGAVTNGPPGSSLAAISTPPSRTMSVSPPRSSHSEAPATTSNKASLSALLHPTPAPSESGSVKPGSASSSPRSAGACGLEKGGVSEDARALRMLDRKFCI, encoded by the coding sequence ATGGAAACGTACCACGGATATGTGCGGACACCCGCCGATGCTATCAGATTATTCGAGGCTTGCCGATTAGGCATTCTGCCCCGTGTGCAACGACGACTTTCAGAGAAGGAGAGACAGTCAATTCGATCTGGTTCGGTTTTTGTTTGGGATGAGCGGGAAGCTGGTATGAGGAGATGGACTGATGGAAAGTCCTGGAGCGCCAGTCGAGTGTCGGGAAGCTTCCTGACATACCGTGAGATGGAGGGCAAGCGAGGTGGTGGCTTCAACACTACCCGACGAGGTGGTGGAAAAACCCCAGACTCTGGACGCGGTAGCGACGAGGACCTAGATGACGGGGAGCCCGAGGGATACCGATACAAGGCGGACGGCCTGATGAAGCAATCTTTCAGCATCACTACTTCAACCGGCCAGCATCTTCACCTGATCTCATACTATTCTCGCCCTCAACCTGGCCAGCCTGAgcttcaacaaccaacaaatGATCCTAACTTGCGCGGCATAGTCCCTGTTAAGGGCATGTATCCTGAGTCCAGCATGGGAGAGGCCAACACTACACCAGCTCTAACACGGGCGCCGATGCAGCAGCCTCCCTACATGGTTCCTCAGCCCGGTCAACAACCATATGCTCCCTATGGCCAGCCTGGCTATGGATGGCCTCCTTCTCCCGTCGCTACTCCTCCTTATAGCCATTACGCCGCTCCCTACCCCCACGGTGTTCCTCAGCAACTTCCACCTCACCCCGGCCACCCAGGTCTTCCTCACCCACATTACCATCAGGCACCTGTTTATGAGCATCGTgctcctctccctcctctccccGCCAAGCCCACCTACCAATCAACATCTCCTCACTACTCACACCCTACTCTCCCTAGAGCCCACGACTCGCCTCGAGAGCATCATCTGCAGGCAGCTGCTCCAGCCGCCATGGTGAATGGATCTTCTCGTACTCATCAGGTTGCGCTCCCAGGTCTTGGTGCTGTTACCAATGGCCCCCCAGGATCGTCTCTTGCTGCCATCAGCACTCCCCCTAGCCGCACTATGAGCGTCAGCCCTCCACGCAGCTCTCATTCCGAAGCTCCTGCCACCACATCTAACAAGGCCAGCCTCTCAGCGCTTCTGCACCCTACTCCTGCACCTAGTGAAAGCGGTAGCGTCAAGCCTGGCAGCGCCAGCAGCAGTCCTAGATCGGCTGGTGCCTGTGGTCTGGAGAAGGGCGGTGTCAGTGAGGACGCAAGAGCCTTGAGAATGCTGGACCGCAAATTTTGCATTTAG
- a CDS encoding probable ATP-dependent RNA helicase DHH1, with translation MADQLADKLKSTQLSDGAPAAGDEWKKNLNLPAKDNRQQTEDVTNTKGLEFENFALKRDLLMGIFEAGFEKPSPIQEEAIPVALTGRDILARAKNGTGKTAAFVIPTLERINPKVSKIQCLILVPTRELAMQTSQVCKTLGKHLGINVMVTTGGTGLRDDIIRLQDPVHIVVGTPGRILDLAGKNVADLSECPMFIMDEADKLLSIEFTPVIEQLLQFHPKDRQVMLFSATFPLSVKDFSDKNMVSPYEINLMDELTLRGITQYYAFVEEKQKVHCLNTLFSKLQINQSIIFCNSTNRVELLAKKITELGYSCFYSHAKMQQHARNRVFHDFRNGVCRNLVCSDLLTRGIDIQAVNVVINFDFPKNAETYLHRIGRSGRYGHLGLAINLINWDDRFNLYNIERDLGTEIQPIPASIDKSLYVYENPESIPRPISNMQRGQLPAAQGQQQPQTQQPQQYQQPQQMQQAGLPQQGQGNWQSQNPQHGNPHYNNGGRGRGRGRGYRGRGGQGAGGRGRGPPRDAQS, from the exons ATGGCGGATCAGCTAGCAGACAAGCTGAAATCCACCCAACTCAG TGACGGTGCTCCCGCCGCGGGTGacgagtggaagaagaaccTGAACCTCCCCGCAAAGGATAACCGACAACAAACAGAG GATGTTACAAACACAAAGGGCCTCGAGTTTGAGAACTTTGCCCTCAAGCGAGATCTACTTATGGGAATTTTTGAAGCAGGATTTGAGAAACCCTCACCAATTCAAGAGGAAGCTATACCCGTCGCATTAACTGGCCGAGATATTCTTGCGCGAGCAAAGAATGGCACTGGCAAGACAGCTGCCTTTGTCATCCCTACCTTGGAACGCATCAACCCCAAGGTTTCCAAGATTCAATGTCTTATCCTTGTCCCCACACGTGAGCTTGCCATGCAGACCTCGCAAGTCTGCAAGACCCTCGGCAAGCACCTCGGCATTAATGTTATGGTTACGACTGGTGGTACCGGTCTTCGAGATGACATTATTCGTCTGCAGGATCCCGTCCATATTGTGGTTGGTACCCCAGGTCGAATTCTCGATCTCGCTGGCAAAAATGTTGCCGACCTTAGCGAATGCCCCATGTTCATCATGGATGAAGCCGATAAGCTTCTATCCATTGAGTTTACTCCCGTTATTGAACAGCTTCTGCAATTTCACCCCAAGGACCGACAAGTCATGCTTTTCTCAGCCACATTCCCTCTGTCCGTCAAGGACTTTTCCGATAAGAACATGGTCAGCCCCTATGAGATCAACCTGATGGATGAGCTCACTCTGAGGGGTATCACTCAATACTACGcctttgttgaagagaagcagaaggtCCACTGCTTGAACaccctcttctccaagctccaAATCAACCAGTCGATTATCTTCTGCAATTCCACCAACCGAGTCGAACTTCTGGCTAAGAAAATTACCGAACTTGGATATTCCTGCTTCTACAGTCATGCTAAGATGCAGCAACATGCACGAAACCGTGTTTTCCACGACTTCCGTAACGGTGTGTGCCGAAACTTGGTCTGTTCCGATCTTCTCACCCGTGGTATCGACATCCAGGCTGTCAACGTTGTCATCAACTTTGATTTCCCCAAGAATGCCGAGACCTATCTTCATCGCATTGGTCGATCTGGTCGTTATGGCCACCTTGGTCTGGCTATTAACCTGATCAACTGGGACGACCGCTTCAACCTCTACAACATTGAGCGGGATCTTGGTACTGAGATCCAGCCTATCCCCGCCAGCATCGACAAGAGTCTCTACGTCTACGAGAACCCTGAGTCGATCCCCCGACCCATCTCCAACATGCAAAGGGGACAACTACCTGCTGCACAgggtcagcagcagccccaaactcaacaacctcagcaataccaacagcctcagcagaTGCAGCAGGCTGGTCTGcctcaacaaggccaaggtaaTTGGCAGAGCCAAAACCCTCAGCACGGCAACCCGCACTATAACAACGGCGGACGAGGTCGTGGACGAGGCCGCGGGTATCGTGGCCGTGGTGGCCAAGGCGCAGGCGGTCGAGGTCGCGGCCCGCCCCGCGATGCCCAATCCTAA
- a CDS encoding related to phosphatidylinositol-4-phosphate 5-kinase, whose translation MPSFLSDQDNSTIFSNNPDILNLDPTNQFGFVNKDRVNGGSIRHTRSDTINESFDESSISSTHASDVSDSTPAPMNGNSNSTRPTSMSSNSNGMPATATHIQQDDVNGVGKFGQQPMPNGTANLVDRTRQHSSDTNGINSNTASTNNHQQNNILSKPLPSEPQTIEGTSEKPPSRSFEGNHTLSLSPFPVEPRGSQSQTALSANNNTNTDATPTLHPRTNGTHRLSSPPIYNPSSAAASSTGHLQAPPGLKQRHTLDVPKYVPGRGSKDGMDTAQASGRFSPTNAGSSSGRRPSLSMGRRPTRSMQSDGPRDEIVPDEDALRWAEALRQKRASKRRRKEEEDDDRVLVGTKVDENHANWETAYNMLTGIRVSVSRTNAKLDRELTDADFETKQKSTFDIAGNELVPSAKYDFKFKDYAPWVFRRLRALFRLDPADYLMSLTGKYILSELGSPGKSGSFFYFSRDYKYIIKTIHHAEHKFLRKILKEYYQHVKDNPNMLLSQFYGLHRVKMPYGKKIHFVVMNNLFPPHRDIHTTFDLKGSTIGRDYREEDLEKNPRATLKDLNWLRRQRSLELGIQKKRMFLEQLQRDVALLKRLKIMDYSLLVGIHDVSRGNEENLRDKTLQVFNPGGEKSPDDEPNSVLLRTPSKLENQRKARELRQMIRQERPVPMGQSANKMPDELQEGQHRPGWVFGQDDGGFRATHEDNTPGDEIYYLGVIDCLTHYGIIKKIEHFWKGLSSDKTQISALPPDQYGDRFYHFIEGVTMSTEEAHREAERRHQEMIEAQRSENRVSSWNSRRRSSQAVPPMPTHVPPPPPGPRSPEAQETLERANKEAERSERHGHIENQVPDRVLTTGTSRDNRDSLQHEPILPVVQEAGENGRDDTEAKLPRSSKDLNKSLPPTRAPPPTPPKSGYAGPGSADSGYAGLSNGTGPVNQGQRVSIDSLNKELPPLPRKDGTDDNGVRLVA comes from the exons ATGCCATCGTTTCTCTCCGACCAGGACAATTCCACCATCTTTAGCAATAACCCCgatatcctcaaccttgatcCTACGAACCAGTTCGGTTTCGTAAACAAGGATAGGGTGAATGGGGGTTCTATCCGCCACACCCGATCCGATACAATCAATGAGAGCTTTGACGAGAGCTCAATTTCCTCTACGCACGCGTCCGACGTCTCCGACTCAACACCGGCGCCTATGAATGGCAACAGTAACAGCACGCGGCCCACGAGCATGAGCTCCAATTCCAACGGCATGCCCGCTACAGCTACTCACATCCAACAAGACGATGTAAACGGAGTCGGCAAGTTTGGGCAGCAACCCATGCCTAATGGCACAGCGAACCTAGTCGATCGTACACGCCAACACTCATCCGATACCAATGGCATCAATTCCAACACAGCCTCTACCAAtaatcatcaacaaaacaacatACTATCAAAGCCCTTACCTTCGGAACCCCAAACGATAGAGGGAACCTCTGAGAAGCCCCCAAGCAGGAGTTTTGAAGGAAACCACACACTCTCACTCTCCCCATTCCCTGTAGAGCCGCGCGGTTCTCAGTCACAAACTGCTCTCTCAGCGAATAATAATACGAACACCGATGCGACGCCGACACTGCACCCTCGCACAAATGGTACACATCGAttgtcatcaccaccaatcTATAACCCGTCAAGCgcagcagcctcatcaacaggACACTTACAAGCACCCCCTGGTCTCAAGCAACGACATACCCTCGATGTACCAAAATACGTGCCTGGGCGCGGCTCAAAAGACGGAATGGATACAGCCCAAGCTAGTGGCCGCTTCTCCCCTACTAATGCTGGAAGTTCAAGTGGCCGACGACCCTCGTTGAGTATGGGCAGAAGGCCAACTCGATCAATGCAATCAGATGGACCACGGGATGAGATTGTACCAGATGAGGATGCTCTTCGCTGGGCAGAGGCATTGCGACAAAAGAGAGCTagcaagaggaggagaaaggaggaggaggatgacgatcGCGTTCTTGTCGGCACCAAGGTTGACGAGAATCACGCCAACTGGGAGACGGCCTACAACATGCTTACAGGTATTCGTGTTTCGGTTTCGAGGACGAATGCCAAGCTCGACCGAGAGTTGACAGATGCCGATTTTGAGACTAAGCAGAAGTCGACATTTGACATCGCCGGTAATGAGCTGGTGCCGTCTGCCAAGTACGATTTCAAATTCAAGGACTACGCTCCCTGGGTCTTTCGTCGCCTCCGAGCTCTCTTCCGCTTGGACCCTGCAGATTATCTGATGTCGCTTACGGGCAAGTATATTCTTTCTGAGCTGGGATCGCCTGGCAAGAGCGGAAGTTTCTTTTACTTCTCACGGGATTACAAgtacatcatcaagaccatccaCCATGCTGAACATAAGTTTCTTCGCAAGATTCTTAAGGAATACTACCAGCATGTTAAAGACAACCCCAATATGCTTCTTTCGCAGTTCTACGGCCTTCACCGAGTTAAGATGCCATATGGAAAGAAGATACACTTTGTTGTGATGAACAACCTCTTCCCCCCACACCGAGATATCCACACCACTTTCGATTTGAAGGGCTCTACCATTGGTCGAGACTATAGGGAAGAGGATTTGGAGAAAAATCCCAGGGCGACCCTGAAGGATCTCAACTGGCTGAGGCGACAGCGGAGCCTCGAGTTGGGTatccagaagaagcgcaTGTTCCTTGAGCAACTACAACGGGATGTTGCCCTCCTGAAGAGACTTAAGATCATGGACTACTCACTACTGGTTGGCATACATGATGTCTCTCGAGGGAATGAAGAGAACCTTCGTGACAAGACACTACAAGTTTTCAACCCTGGTGGTGAGAAGTCTCCCGACGACGAGCCCAACTCGGTCCTCCTTCGCACACCATCCAAATTAGAAAACCAACGTAAGGCTAGGGAACTGAGACAGATGATTCGCCAGGAGCGACCAGTACCCATGGGCCAGTCAGCAAACAAGATGCCTGATGAGTtgcaagaaggccaacatCGACCTGGATGGGTCTTTGGACAGGATGACGGCGGTTTCAGGGCAACCCATGAAGATAACACTCCAGGGGATGAAATTTACTATCTCGGAGTCATCGACTGTCTCACTCAC TATGGAATCATCAAAAAGATTGAGCACTTCTGGAAGGGCTTATCTAGTGACAAGACTCAAATCTCAGCACTACCACCTGACCAGTATGGTGACCGGTTCTACCATTTCATCGAAGGTGTCACCATGTCCACCGAAGAGGCTCACAGGGAGGCTGAACGGAGACACCAGGAAATGATTGAAGCTCAACGTTCAGAAAACAGGGTGTCAAGCTGGAATTCTCGCCGCAGGTCGTCTCAGGCCGTTCCACCGATGCCAACCCATGTaccacctccaccacctGGCCCACGGTCTCCGGAAGCTCAGGAAACGCTCGAACGGGCTAATAAGGAGGCCGAGCGCTCCGAGAGGCATGGACATATTGAGAACCAGGTTCCGGACCGAGTCTTGACTACCGGCACTTCTAGGGACAACCGCGATTCTTTGCAGCACGAGCCTATCTTGCCCGTGGTGCAGGAGGCAGGTGAAAATGGCCGCGACGACACAGAGGCCAAGCTCCCGAGATCCTCTAAAGACCTCAACAAGAGCCTACCTCCGACGAGAGCACCACCTCCAACTCCTCCCAAGTCAGGATATGCCGGACCCGGAAGCGCAGACAGTGGGTATGCAGGTCTCAGCAATGGCACAGGTCCCGTCAATCAAGGACAGAGAGTCAGCATTGACAGTCTCAATAAGGAGCTGCCGCCATTGCCAAGGAAGGATGGGACAGACGATAATGGAGTACGACTGGTAGCTTAG